Within Quercus lobata isolate SW786 chromosome 5, ValleyOak3.0 Primary Assembly, whole genome shotgun sequence, the genomic segment aaaaaaagacagggaaaaaaaagaaggaaaaaagaaggaaatattatcacattattttcacaatactttcacaataaatcttaaatggtaggttattattaactgatattggtgagaaaaaaataattttaataatatgttcaaattaaaatcagtatcaatttatcacaaatgattttttgtaaaggtgttgtaaaaatattatgaatgtagtTTTtagaaatgaatgaagaaaaattgatttaagtattatgaagtagttgatttaagtatgaaacaaactcttttatatatacattgtcctttttcgTAATTTACCACTCAAAtcgccacttttataagtgctagtcaaacactcagctttttcaaaaagcctaATTTCATACTGCACTTTTTAAAAcctccactttttcaaaaagcacaatatcaaaaaactaaaccaaactcacccttagtGTGATACTTTTTTACTTGTACTTTTATTGATAGTTGTTTAGAGTTGGGTTAGTATTATTTATAATGTATTCAAACATAGAGACTTGAGTATACCTTAGttgtaaaaacaaaactttatttgtttttatactTGATGAGAGAGGATTAGACCAATTTCATTATTGAGACTAgggatttttaataaatcagTACAAAATAGAGTGTCCACAATCCACACTAGCCAAAAGAGAAATATCactacttaaaaataaataaaaaaatacacgAGAAAGTTAATGAAAGAAGGTCATTGGGATTAGGGTTGTAAACGAGCCGAGCTTTGTCGAGTAGTGCATGATCAAGCTTGGCTCATCAGAAAAAGTCAAAAGCTCAAGCTTGGCTTGAGCTCGTGACAAGCCTAAAAATAGTATTTGAGCTTGAGCTTGTAAGAAAGCTAAAAAGCTCGAGTTGAGCTTGggttgattaattagtcaagccaagctcaagcttCATATCAAGTTCAAACTCGAGCTTAGGTCaagcttttgagcttgagatctaAAGAAATTACATTATCAAGtgcttaaatctctaaaattaagaagaaaaaaaaacaaaatactcaTTTTATTATGTGTCTAGTCCTACTTATGATTAaccattattcaaattaaaattttacataattaaattaattaattcatcatTCCTTGTCTACTACAGTTTTAGCAAatattcaaaatacaatttttacattcacgTTAGATGGTGAAGAACTAGAAAAATACTTGTTTGTAACTATTATGAATAAGAAAATACTAACATGTTTTATAACTTTACTTTAGATGATTGATGGGGAAGGATCATATGTGGCCTACTTaactaactaatttttttttaaatgtaactatGGTCTAAAGTGGTTTTTGGTCAGTTTAGagggaaggaaaaaattaaggtaatggGTAGTGGTCCCATGTTGTTCATGGCATTATTAAGATATgtgtaaatattttctttaactaacacatataaacttataaatgaatCTATGCTTGAATTGTTTTGTATCAAGCCTAATAGCTCACGAGCTTATTCGTGAACAAGATTTTTTGCTTAGGCTcagcttgtttattaaacaagccaaAAATTAAGGCCCAAGTttggcttatttataaacaaacaaacatgaatgaattttttatcAAGCCGAGCTCGAGTTGTTCATAACCAGCTTGGTTCATTATAGCCCTAATTGGGATTCTATTTTAATTGTTGTTGGTTGTAGGGAACTTCAAAGAAAGGGAGAAATGATATGAAAACAATgcaagaggagagaaaaaaaaatccaaacatgAGAGAGAACTCATTGATGAGAAAAAGACAGCATCAACATTAGCAGCAATGACAACTTTACTATAACTAGAAAGTAGAAATGAGTTTATGCTTGTTTGGATAGAAGCTTAGGTATAATAGGTTTTGTTGGatcaaaattacaatttaaccgttataaagtttttaattacacatttttctattttaaaatttaaatgtaggtttagattttttttttttttaaggatatttaattatatgggtTAAATGAGATCGTGTCAAAGAAGGTCAACCCACTTTgactaaaataattaattacgtTAATTCAAGTTATTTGTGGGTTACATCAATACGGAGAAAAGTTCTGAGGGTGCGAGTAGGTCCCTACTCACCCCTGTAGCATAGTTTGAGTTTGCCTCCTTCTCTTCGAGAAGGACGTTCGTTCCCTCTAGTACGTAGTATTAGGAGGGTTGGAGTTTGTCTAGTGCGCTACCAGCGAGGCAACATGGATGATCTCGCTCAGCGGTGGAGGAAGTTGTTGTTGTCCGAAGCAGAGGGTACGATGTGTGACTTATCAAAAGACAAAAAGGAAGCGGAGTTTGTACTTGCCGCAAAGTTTTTCACTAGGAGATCAGTTAATATTGAGGCAGTAGCGAGAACATTCAGACCAATATGGCATCCTAAAAGAAACTTTGTGGTAAGCGCAGCAGGTGAAAACATCCTATTAATATCCTCTGAACTGGAGGTGGATGCAAAGAAGGTTCTCCAAGGAGAGCCCTGGGCTTTTGACAGACACTTGGTAGTCTTACAACGGCACGATGGTTCATGCCCAGTCCAAGATCTAAGCTTTGATAGAACTTCGTTTTGGGTACAGAttcataattttccattttcGTTGATGACGGTGGAGGCCGCGATAAGCCTCGGATCAGCTCTGGGTACGGTTTCCAGACCAAAGGATGGTGTCGAAATGAAAGGTGGCAATTTCATGCGGGTCAAAGTGGCAGTGTATGTCACAAAACCATTGAGTAGAGGCAGAATGATTATATGGGAGAAAGGTAGAGAGGGCTAGGTTTCGTTCATGTATGAGCAGCTACCGAACATTTGTTACTGGTGTGGACTCCTTACGCATGATGATAAAGAGTGCGATGTATGGCTAAACAGTAAGGGCACTCTATCGGTGGAGGAGCAGCAGTTTGGCTCGTGGCTTAGAGCACCACAGTTCAGCCAAGCGAAGAAACTAACAGTAGAGGTGCAAGGATTTGAAAACGTGGGTACCAACCGACCCATACCACGACGAACTGAGGATCGAGTTTTGGCTCACCATATGGACATGACAGCACGAGTAAAGGGTGATGGGGTGGAGCATGAAGAGGTTGGAAATGGAGTCACTGAATCCCAGCCGGCGTCGATGACCATGGAAGTAAGTAGCAGCGATGCTGCTCAAAGAGATAGTCACGTGAATGGCACTGACATTGGGGACCCACGTACAAAAATTCCGGATTTTGAGGCGAGAATAAAGGAGATTGATGAGGCAATTAATGCTGAGCCTGCCGTTTTGAAATCAAACATTTCAAATTCGGACCCATATTTGGCAATTTCAGGCAAGGAGCATAATATCGGGAGTAACGGTAGTACAAGGAAAATTCTGGGATCTCCATTAAAGTCACCGAAAAAGGTAATAGCTGACTTACCTTCCCAAATATATAAGTTGTCACCTAGGGAGGTCAAATTTGAAGGCTGGGATGAGACTACTGCTACTAGGAAGAATAGTAAAAGTGGGTCtaagaaaattaagaataagGCCCCAACCTCTCCAAATAAATCTACTGGGCCGAATATTGGGCATGTGGGGCTTCAGGTGGTATCTAAAGAAAACCCAACAACAGAAGGTTGGGTTAGTACACATCTAGCTTCAACAAACCAAGGTGGAATGGAATTTACTCATTTGGAGAGTGACCCAAAAAGAAAACGTGACTATCTTAAAACTGACTCTTCTAAGATTATGTGCATGGAAAAGAAACTAAAACTGGACGAGGAAACCAAAAGCTTGAGCATTCTTATGGCAACACACTTGGGATCGGCGGAGGCTGTTGAGCAGTCCCGTCGGGCCCAATGAGTCTCATCAGTTGGAACTActaagggcttgggaacctccAGTCAGTTAAAGCCTTGGAAAAGGTGGTTAGCAATGAAGATCCCATTATAGTCTTCCTTACAAAGACAAAATCAAATAGAGAATGGATGAAGATGGTTAAGGACAAGTGTAATATGAAACATAGGTTGATTGTACCTAATGAAGGAAAAAGTAAGGACCTGGCACTGCTCTGGAAGGAAGGAACAACGGTGGAGGTTCAAACGTATTCTTAGACACATATTGATGCTCTAGTGGATGGTGGGGTTGGTGtagggtggtggcatttaacGAGGTTTTATGGTAACCCAAATACAGCAAAGAGGCCGAAGTCGCGGGCAAAACTCAGACATCTGAAAGGAACTTCAATGTTGTTGTGGCTCACTATTGGCGACTTTAATGAAATCACAAGGGCTTCAAAAAAGGAGGGTGGGAGTGATAGACAACGTTAGCAGATGAAGAACTTCATCGATGCCATTAATTTCTGAAGTTTCCGTGACTTGGGTTTTAACGGCCTAAAGTTCACATGGATATATCATCGGGCTGATGGCATGCAAATAAGGGAGAGGCTGGACAGAGCCCTGGCAACACTTGAGTGGATGAACTTGTTCCCTGAGGCCAaacttttccatctttcctccTCAGTATCAGATCACTCGCCCCTAGCTCTTTGAATGGTGCAAAAACAGAGGAAAAGGAAGACGCGAAAGATGTTCAGATTCAAGTCAATGTGTTTGAAAGACCAAAGGTGTGAGGAGGTGGTAAAGAAGGCATGGGAGGAAGGAATGATGATTAGCACAGGAGGTGTTCTTGAAAATTTCTTAGGCCAATGCCATGTCAGTTTAGAAGCCCGGAATAAAAGAGAGTTTGGGCATGTGGGAAGGAAGATAGCGGAGTTGCAAAAGCAACTTGAGTGGCTTGAACTTCAACCCCTATCCCATGAAATCAACAAGGAGCTAAAGGGTGTCCGTATTGAGCTTAATTGTTGGTTAGAGAAGGAGAACAATATATGGAGACAACGGTCAAGGCTAAACTGGTTTTAGTCAGGGGATAGAAACATGAGCTTCTTCCATGCGAAAGCTTCGGCTCGACttaaaaagaatttcattgaaGGAATATTGGATGAAAATGAGACTTGGTAGGAGGATGATGAAAAGGtggaggaggtggtggtggcATACTATAATGAGTTGTTTACCACAAGTTAGCCCACAGAATTTTCAGAACTACTCTAAGTCGTCCAGCCAAAGGTGACTCCTTCAATGAACCAGGCATTGACCAAAAACTTTACAGCAGCTGAAGTTAAACTAGCTTTGAAGCAAATGTACCCTCTAAAAGCGCCAGGACCGGATGGCATGCCCCCCTGTTCTTCCAACAATTTTAGGTGATAAGTGGTGAGGTGGTCACAGCAACGATATTGAATTTCCATAACCATGGTATTATCCCTCTTGACTTTAATAAAACACATATTGTGCGTATTCCTAAAATAAAGATGCCTAAGAAGGTTACTGATTACCAGCTTATTAGCTTGTGTAATGTGGTGTACAAAATTGCATCCAAAGCCATAGCAAATaggttaaagaaaattttacctTATATTATCAGTGATACCCATAGTGCTTTTGTGCATGGCAGGTTAATTACTGATAATATTCTTGTAGCTTTCCAAACTATGCACTATATTAGCcagaaaaaaggggggaaagTGGGAGAGATGGCATTGAAACTTGATATAAGTATGgcatatgatagggtggagtgggtCTGCTTGGATAAAATTATGGACAAGCtgggttttgatgttaaatGTATGCAGTGTGTCACAACTATCacttactcaataaaaattaatgggATGCCTAGGGGTAATATTATTCCATCTAGGGGAATCCGTCAAGGGGACCCTTTATcaccttatctttttattttatgtgcaGAAGGTCTCTCAGCAATGATGCAAGCCTCTGTTACAAATAAAGAGTTGCAAGGTGTTGTTGTGTGTCGTAGTGGCCTAAAGTTGCCACATCTTTTCTTTGTAGATGACAGCTTAATTTTTTGTAAGGTGTCTATTCCTGAATGCAACGCTCTTCAAAAAATTCTAGGAGTCTATGAGAGTGCATTGGGCCAACAGCTTAATCAGGTCAAAACATCACTTTTCTTCAGCAAAAATACCCCCATGGCTATCCAAGAGGAGATTAAACAAAGATTTGGTGCACAAGTTATAAAGCAatatgagaagtatttgggGCTACCTTCATTAGTgggaaagaacaaaagaaatactTTTAATCAGATAAAGGAGAAACTTCATAAAAAGTTTGCGGGATAGAAGGAAAAGATGCTTTCAAAAGCGAGAAAGGAGGTACTCAATAAGGCAGTTGCACAAGCTATACCAACGTATACCAGGAGTTGCTTCAAGTTATCGGATGCACTATGTGAAGAATTGACTAGCATGACAAGGAACTTTTGGTGGGGGCAGcagaaggaagaaaagagaattGCTTGGCTTAGTTGGGAAAAATTGTGTGTGCCAAAAAGCTGGGATGGTATCATGTCTGCCCAACACTTGGTGAGGGAGGGGGCATGGTGGAGAGTTGGCAATGGCAATAGCATTCGTGTTTGGGGTGACGAGTGGTTACCTTCATTCTCCACATACAAAGTTGCCTCACCTAGGATGTTCCTGCACCAAGACACTAAAGTAAATGAGCTGATTGACCAAGCCACAGGAGGTTGGAAGAAAAACGTTATTGATGCATTGTTCATGCCATTCGAAGCAGAGGTGATTAAAGGTATTCCTTTAAGTTCACGCCTCCCCCTTGACAAACTAATTTGGGTAGAGACACCTAATGGCAAGTTTAGTGTTAGAAGTGCCTATGGTGTAGCAATGAGACTGTCCAAATCTGAAGACAAAGGTGCAAACTTGGATAACAGTAAAATGAGGCTGTTTTGGAGAAGGCTATGGGACGTACCATTACCACACAAAGTACGCCATTTTGCATGGCGTGCATGCAAGGACGTACTACCCACTAAGGCTAGTCTTAAGAAAAGGAATGTGGTGCAAGATCAAACCTGTGATGGATGCAGAGCTGGTGCCGAGACAACCGGCCACTTGTTTTGGTCGTGTCCGAAAGCAAGAGAGGTCTGGTCGTGGTCGATGTTAGCTGTGCTGCCAATTCGAGATAGTGTGCAGTCATTCATAGAGTTGTTATGGAAACTGATGGTGGAGGATCGGGTAGATGAAGATAAGGTGGCTCAGGTAGTTTGTATTGCTTGGACCATGTGGAATAATAGGAATGTGATACGGATAGGAGGGAAGGGCCAAACGGGTAGGGAGATGGTATACTGGGCCCAGCACTACTTGGAGGAGTATAAAGCTACCACGGCATGCAAGGATTCAAAAGTCACTGAGGTTGATACTAGGGGCGCTTGGGTCCCTCCACCAAGAAATGTCTTCAAAGTCAACGTAGATGCGGCTGTTTTTGCGCAACAAAAAGCAGTGGGCATTGGAGTGATTATTAGAGATGACATGGGCAGACTAGAAGCTGCTTTGAGCAAGAGATTGGATGCACCGTTAGGTGCTGTGGAGGCTGAAGCTATGGCATACGAAACAAGACTGTTATTTGCAAAGGACATTGGCGTTCAAGAAGTTGTCATTGAAGGAGACTCGCTCATTATTCATCATGCATTGAGTGACGATTCAAATCCGCCCATCTCTGTGTCTGCCATCATTCAAGGAATGCAGGAGTTGTGTGAGgttttctacaaaataaaattttcccacGTTAGGAGACAAGGGAACAAAGCAGCTCACTTATTCGCAAAACATGCGATTGGTGTTTCTGATTTCATTGCTTGGATTGAAGAGAGCCTTTGCTTTATTGAGCAAGCTCTTATCCATGATGTAACCAACTTATTTGATCTTTAATAAAAAGTTCTAgaattctcattaaaaaaaaaaaaaaaaaaaaagttgattatGGGTTAAGAATGTCAACCTACAATTAATCAATTTCTTATTCGAAGCAAAACCATGAATGGCACGACCAGTGGCTGGCAAGGCCACAAAATTTGGCTTCGACATGATCGCTAATGGCATTGTCTAattcaacccccccccccccccccttcctaGACCCTAAATTTGTCTCATCTTCTCAATCGGTTTGCAACAGTTggctttgtttttattttttgtccacGTTGTGCATGTCACATTACTagaaaaatagtttattaaacgatacactaataaaaataactatttgaCACATGTATGAAGTTTAGGTATtaatgctataaaaaaaaaaaaaaaaaatttcaagtggTGTTAGTGTATCCCAAAAGTTAAGAGTTGTTTTAGGACATTCTTTCCATTTTTCCCCCCTAAGaaaagcacacacacacacacacaaaaagagaaataatgagATTTTAGTATAAAAGCACACTACAagctaatttaaaaaaaaaaaaaaaaaaaaaaaatcccaaaatcatttaacaaattatcaagaaaaaaaagggtagacCTGGACACAGAATCATGATTTCCAAACACATCTCGGTCGAGGAAAGAAATGAGTTGTGGTGTGGGGTAaagtatttgaaaaaattaggggtggcaaagtaAGCCTAAACCTATTTGCCCACCCAATCCCACCCATTCTAATTGAACTCTAATAATTAGTTGGGCTAAATGGAcatcaacccaattagacccaatgattattgggttttaaataaaaGCCCAATGAGGCCGTTAACCCAAAAATAGTTTATCCAAATTCAACCCAGCCATTtccataaatgaaaaaagaaaaaagaaaaaaaagaaacctcaGACGTTTTaatgttttagggttttcattttccttcattttctcggcttccaaacacttctctctctcgcttgctctctctctctctctctctgatctttTACTATTCTTCTCTACACAAAACCtcataaaaatatgaaataaaatacagaacacaaaaatacaataaaaaaagaaaaaaaatcacagctTTTTACCACTAAAACTTGTAGATCTTTGCCATAATACACCgaaatcaaaaatcaaaccaGTGATTTCAACCAAACTTGTTGAATCAGATCTTCATACAAGCCAATCAAAATCACTGTAAAAGCAAAAACAGACACAGAAATGAGaatcagaagaagaaaaagaaagtttggaTTTTCGATTTCCATTTTGTGAGGATGTAGTGGAGAAGAAAATTACCGTGAAGGAGCTTGGTCCAATCTTGGGCGGCATTGGCAGAGGCAAAAGCCAACATGGGAGCTGCCGCCGATGCATTGGCCAAGATTGGAGCAGCAGCTGCCACCGTAGGCTCtctagaaagaagaagaagatgaggaggaGGAAAGATCGTTGTTGATACAGCAAGAAGTTTTTTTACAACTGAGGCCATTGTAAAGAAaagcttttttttctcttgggaAAGTTTTGAGCttgaaatgacattttttttttgtatttgttgtactgtttggttgccaagaaagtgagagaaaatagaaaagaaaagaaaatatttttttatttggattttttatgtaattgctGATGTGGATGTGCTAGAATTTTTTAATCCCAAGAATGGAGACGAGAGAGAGTGGAaaagggaatccaagaaagtgtTAGAGTTTTCACTTTAAtgacattttggtaattttgataattgggtgaGTTGAAATTTACCCattataattgggttgggttggatttgggttagaagcaattaattaaatgaattttaatagGTAAATGGGTTTTATATACCCAATCTAATTATGCCCACCctaaacccacccatttgacacccctactACGTAATACTTTGTgcaatttggattttatttcaTGGGAGTAACTTTCACCGCTAAAGAAATTGATTTGAAGTCTTGTACtgtaaaatctgtttttcaacGGAGTTGAAGATGAAGCTATGATCCCGAGGAGTAAGTTGCTACAGGATTACATGTACAAGATTGTAATTTGGAGTTAAGTGAATCATTTCCTATTTCCATGTAAAAGATGTTCCCCAGATAGTTGGGATTAGTCAAGTTCAGTTTTTAGTCTGGAAATGTTCTTGTCAATGAAGTAGCTCCTCGTATGTCAGTTTTGCCTTTTCTTATATATTCATATGCTAGAGTTCTGACTCAACTGTTGCCTGCGAGCTGCGACTATTCCTCTCACCTATCTGATTCTGGAACGGACTTCTGTGTAAACATCAACCAATAGATCATGTAGTCACTCTCCTCAATAATAGTACCACCTTGTTTATAATGCAGCACCTTGCTAAGCAGCAAATGTTTTGGCTTGCGACAAAGAGAACTTTTTAGTTGCTTTAGAGATTTATTTCACACCCTTCACTACTGCTTGGCCATTAAGGATATATGAAATGGCCATATGAACAACCCTTAAGTTGTTGAAAAATAACCACGAGGCCAACAACAAGGAAGTCGGAGCTGgctgaaaaatcaaaatatatctTTTCTGTTTAGAACTATTTGTCTGTCATTTTTTCTACCTTTCTAGTAGAATTGTAATAATCTAAAATGAGGTTTTGTTTGCAGATGGCCCCAAagcagaaaatcaaaaagcttagATCATACTGGGTGCCCCTAATAGAGGACTCCTGCAAGCAGATATTGGATGCTGCAAGGACTACAAATGCAAAAACCATGGGTCCTGTTCCATTACCAACCAAGAAGCGAATCTATTGCGTTCTCAAATCACCACATGTGCACAAGGATGCAAGATTCCATTTTGAGAACCGTACACACCAGCACCTCATTGATATTCTTTACCCAACTGCACAAACAATTGATTCCTTGATGCAACTTGATCTTCCTGCTGGTGTTGATGTGGAGGTCAAGCTCTGAAGAAACAGTGCTGCGGCTTAGGTAAATTTCTTGAATTTCCAAACTATGGGGTTAACTATGATTTGTAGATTGCTATTTGGGGGAAAACAGTAGAGAAGAAGACTGTTATAGATGatatttcttttcctagttTGATTATTACTCCAACTTTCATCTTCATTAAGTAAAGCCATCAGtcccaattttttttgcaaaaaaattgttgaactTCCTATGCATTAAAGAAAAAGAGTATTAAGGATGTTTGGATTGCTTACCACAACGTGAGTTCATTCCTAAGAGGCTAAGGCTAATTCCTTAAATTCCTAGTTGTGGACTTTCATCTGCTCTACGTTGTTCTTATCGCTTTTAAATAAGCTTCTTAGGTTCTTATGAATCTACTGGGTTTGATCAACTAAGCTTCTTAAGTGCAAAAAAGTGGCTTTCCCGACTTTGTTGTTACAACACATCAGCCACTTTTAAAGTTACTGGAAAATGGCACCGTTTGGCTCTATCATGTAATTGTCTAACCAACGAGATGGTGAAAGCCGGACAAAGTGAGCAAGAGAAAACtaacttttgaaaactaaaactgaaattgtgtaatataaaaaactaatgATTATCAAATATGATGGTTGCATTCTAAATTGAGAAGTTATTGGAAGAGAACTGATGATGGCTGAAGAAGGGCATTTTCAGTGGCAGGTAATTTGTTATCGTGATGTCACTCAGAAATATGATCTTGATAAGATGAAAGAAGCAAAAGGTGTTATTTTGGACACTCAAAGTGCCCTGACAGCTGTTGGCCCTGTATTTCTTTCCTGCTTTATGTGTTGCATCCTGGGACAATGAACTTGAAGAGATACAGCAGAAGCAATTCTATGCGAGTATCTTGCCAATGACCCATTTGGTCTGATGGCACCTCCCTAGGTTGGGGTTGAGGGTGAGGGGAGGGGTATGGGTAGTAGCTTAGGAGATTTCTAaccatttcaaaaataaaaataaaaattcatgcGAGTATCTCTACTCGTTGTTTGACTATAAGTTCTTTCCAAATGACCTCTCATTGGGGCTGTAGTTCCTTTTCTGTTGCATTAGTATTTCAACTGAATTGATTAGTTCACCATTTTGCCTAAATATTTCAATATAGTCTGTCTTCTATGTAAAAAGTTTTTATCCATAAAATCACCAATATTCTTGCAACAAGATATCTAGCTTGTATTTTATCCTGTTCTTTCACAtttgtacttttcttcttaGGTTCTGGATTGCTTCCTAGAGCAAATATCCCTTAGAGATGTCATTGTCGAGATTTGCCTTGTAGAGGGGTGATCACAGGAACAAGTTCATTGAACAGTTGGCCTGTTCTCAAAAGTTTCTTTTGTGGATTTCTTGTAAGCAATATCACGTAGAAAATGAAACCGCTGACCTCTTGAAGAAAGGCATGTAGAGTTTCTCTGTGGCATTCTCATTTCCTTGTGCTTGCATTAGTTGTTAGAGCTAGATGAAAAATACCAAGATGCATGACGTCTTGAATGTTTAATGAGCAGTGTTTCTATTTTCTAGTTCTTGTCAGATTAGTATGTGCTGTGACACGTTATCTTgtctttttttcataaatatgaaGTTTATTTGATATAAAAGGTAGAATGAGATGAAAAGTTTACCACATGTTACTTATACATGTCTTGCCAAAGTCATGAAGTCCATTAGACTTGAGTGATGAGTCACCTGAATGTTGATTATGTATTTGGTCATGTATCTCAAAATTTACTTTGATTTCATTACCCTATAGCTTAGTGGTACCTCTGCCTCTTTCCAATGGGAAGACTGATGAGTGCCGATCTTGAGGCCTAATACTGCTGAAACTATTTGTATGGGGAAAAAAACTTTGATTTGATGACATCTAATTATCTGATTTGTTCAAAGTTTGATAAAGTTTAttagaaaaaacaaagacaCACTTTAAGATCTTCGTGACCAGATATTGATTTAACATGTCAACCTAATATTTTAACTCTAAACTATAAATCATAAGTCCCTTTTTTCGAACGTCTCGCTTGAGTTTGTCATCAAAGTAGATTATATGTTTAGACTTGGTTAATTCTCTTGTAAGGCGAGCTCGAACTTGTTCAC encodes:
- the LOC115988584 gene encoding 30S ribosomal protein S10, chloroplastic: MAPKQKIKKLRSYWVPLIEDSCKQILDAARTTNAKTMGPVPLPTKKRIYCVLKSPHVHKDARFHFENRTHQHLIDILYPTAQTIDSLMQLDLPAGVDVEVKL